The Actinomyces faecalis genome includes the window CCCAGATGACCTTCTTGTCGTCGTAGGTCAGCAGCCACGGGTAGGGGGCCTGGAGCAGGTGGTCGGCCAGGTGCTCGTGGTCCTCCATGCCGAAGGCGTGGAGGTAGAGGTTGCCGCCCTGCTCGACGTAAGGGGGATCGGCGTAGACCAGGACGTCGTCCTCCAGGGGCTCCATGGTGGTCAGGAAGTCCAGGCCGTCGAGCTCGGTGACGTGGATGCGCTCGCCCAGGGCCGCCACCGCCTTGACGCGCTCGATGAGGGCGGGCTTGTTGAAGCGGGCGTCGATGCCCCACTTACCACGCTGGGCTAGCCCTCCGATGGGGCGGGCGTCCAGGATGCCGGAGCGGTTGGTGCGGTTGAGGTAGAAGGTGGCGAACCCGAGCGTCAGGTCCTCGCCCTGTCTGCTCTGGTAGATGCTGCGCTGGTGGTGCCACTGCTCGACCGTCACCGGGGTGCCCTCGATGAGGTCGCAGAGCTCGCGCGCAGTGTCAGGGGCGGTGATGGTGCGCCAGAAGGCGGCGATGCCGGCGTTGACGTCGTTGAGGTGGACGTGCTCGACGACGCCGTCCGTCAGCAGGCGAAGCGCGGCTCCCGCTCCGCCTGCGTACGGCTCGGCGTAGTGGGTGGGGACAGGGTACTGGGCGTTGACCAGGCGCGCGAAGAAGGGCGCCAGGCGCGCCTTGCCGCCTGGGTAGCGCAACGGGGACAGGTACCTCACGGGTCAAGAATGCCTTTGATCGTCGCCCGTGGCCACCCCACGCGCCGACGCACTCAGGTCATCGTTGATCGCGGTGATGAGCGGCGACAGCACCTGGTTCGCGCGTTTGGCGACGTCTTGCGCAGCAGTGAACTGGTAGGAGTGCACACAGTCGTTAAGGTCCTT containing:
- a CDS encoding DNA adenine methylase, with protein sequence MRYLSPLRYPGGKARLAPFFARLVNAQYPVPTHYAEPYAGGAGAALRLLTDGVVEHVHLNDVNAGIAAFWRTITAPDTARELCDLIEGTPVTVEQWHHQRSIYQSRQGEDLTLGFATFYLNRTNRSGILDARPIGGLAQRGKWGIDARFNKPALIERVKAVAALGERIHVTELDGLDFLTTMEPLEDDVLVYADPPYVEQGGNLYLHAFGMEDHEHLADHLLQAPYPWLLTYDDKKVIWDELYGQARCATFDIAHTAAIQHVGRETIVYGPALEVPGGLEVTPGVTAHWVHAS